Proteins from a genomic interval of Phalacrocorax aristotelis chromosome 3, bGulAri2.1, whole genome shotgun sequence:
- the LYRM2 gene encoding LYR motif-containing protein 2: MAAGGPRPPGEGSAAAGGAEPRVMAASRLPPGALTLRQFLRRQQVLQLYRKLLRAIRDVPAEADRCYLKDWAREEFRRNKDATEEDAIRMMITQGNMQLQELQRTLKLAKS, from the exons ATGGCGGCCGGCGggccccgcccgcccggggagggctcggcggcggcgggaggggcggAGCCGCGCGTCATGGCCGCCAGCCGCCTCCCGCCGGGCGCGCTCACCCTGAGGCAG tTCCTGAGGCGGCAGCAGGTTCTTCAGTTGTACAGGAAGCTCCTGCGGGCTATTCGCGAcgtccctgctgaagcagatCGCTGCTATTTAAAGGACTGGGCCAGGGAggaattcagaagaaataaagatgcTACAGAAGAG GACGCAATCAGGATGATGATTACTCAAGGCAATATGCAACTCCAGGAACTTCAAAGAACACTTAAACTGGCAAAATCCTGA